The proteins below come from a single Zea mays cultivar B73 chromosome 8, Zm-B73-REFERENCE-NAM-5.0, whole genome shotgun sequence genomic window:
- the LOC103636106 gene encoding cytochrome P450 72A15 — protein sequence MASSGETTALLGSSSAGDAQAAPFPWKLLLVLYAAAALAWCAVRVLAWAWWRPRRLGRVLRSQGLRGTAYRSLAGDARLTQRLNREARSRPMPLGCHDVAPRAMPLFHHTMKEHGKTSITWFGPVPRVTITEPELVREVLSNKFGHYEKLKFGRLQRMLHNGLGSLEGEKWAKHRRIINPAFHLEKLKGMLPAFAACCTELVQRWEGLVADGQPCEVDVWPEMQNLTGDVISRAAFGSSYLEGRRIFQLQGEQVQLVVQAMHKLHIPGHLYLPTKTNRRMKQIASEVEELLKGIIAKRENALRSGSAAGDDDLLGLLLESNMEHCRGDGSDAARAGITTDDVIGECKLFYFAGMETTSVLLTWTMVVLSMHPDWQHRAREEVLHVLGHTTTAPDYDALSRLRIVTMVLYEVLRLYTPLTALQRQTYKPMELGGVRYPAGVMLMLPLLCIHHDKDVWGPDASEFRPERFAEGVSKASRDAPAFFPFGWGPRTCVGQNFALLEAKMGLAMILQRFAFELSPAYTHAPFPHGMLQPEHGAQIVLRARGLP from the exons ATGGCGTCCAGCGGCGAGACAACAGCACTGCTCGGCAGCAGCTCCGCCGGCGACGCGCAGGCGGCGCCGTTCCCGTGGAAGCTGCTGCTGGTGCTGtacgcggcggcggcgctcgcgTGGTGCGCCGTGCGCGTGCTGGCGTGGGCGTGGTGGCGGCCGCGGCGCCTCGGCCGGGTGCTGCGGTCGCAGGGCCTCCGCGGCACGGCGTACCGCTCCCTCGCGGGCGACGCGCGGCTGACGCAGCGGCTCAACCGGGAGGCGAGGTCCCGGCCCATGCCGCTGGGCTGCCACGACGTCGCGCCCCGGGCGATGCCCCTGTTCCATCACACCATGAAAGAGCACG GCAAGACGTCGATCACCTGGTTCGGGCCGGTGCCGAGGGTGACCATCACCGAGCCCGAGCTGGTTCGGGAGGTCCTGTCCAACAAGTTCGGCCACTACGAGAAGCTCAAGTTCGGCAGGCTCCAGAGGATGCTGCACAACGGCCTGGGCAGCCTCGAGGGCGAGAAGTGGGCAAAGCACCGCAGGATCATCAACCCCGCGTTCCATCTCGAGAAACTCAAG GGGATGTTACCCGCTTTCGCCGCGTGCTGCACGGAGCTGGTGCAGAGGTGGGAAGGCCTGGTCGCAGATGGGCAGCCGTGCGAGGTGGACGTGTGGCCTGAGATGCAGAACCTGACAGGGGACGTCATCTCCCGCGCCGCGTTCGGCAGCAGCTACCTCGAAGGCCGGAGGATCTTCCAGCTCCAGGGGGAGCAGGTGCAGCTCGTCGTCCAGGCCATGCACAAGCTTCACATCCCTGGCCACTT GTACCTGCCTACGAAAACCAACCGACGGATGAAGCAGATCGCCTCAGAGGTCGAGGAGCTCCTCAAGGGCATCATCGCCAAGAGAGAGAACGCGCTGAGAAGCGGCAGCGCGGCGGGCGACGACGACCTCCTCGGGCTGCTTCTGGAGTCCAACATGGAGCACTGCAGGGGTGACGGCAGCGACGCCGCCAGGGCCGGCATCACCACCGACGACGTCATCGGGGAGTGCAAGCTGTTCTACTTCGCCGGCATGGAGACCACGTCGGTGCTGCTCACGTGGACCATGGTCGTGCTCTCCATGCACCCGGACTGGCAGCACCGGGCCAGGGAGGAGGTGCTCCACGTCCTGGGTCACACGACGACGGCGCCGGACTACGATGCCCTGAGCCGCCTCAGAATC GTGACGATGGTTCTGTACGAGGTGCTTCGTCTGTACACGCCGCTGACGGCGCTCCAGCGCCAGACGTACAAGCCGATGGAGCTCGGCGGCGTCAGGTACCCGGCCGGCGTGATGCTGATGCTGCCGCTGCTGTGCATCCACCACGACAAGGACGTCTGGGGCCCCGACGCCAGCGAGTTCAGGCCGGAGAGGTTTGCCGAGGGGGTCTCCAAGGCGTCCAGGGACGCGCCCGCCTTCTTCCCCTTCGGATGGGGACCGCGCACCTGCGTCGGCCAGAACTTCGCCCTGCTCGAGGCCAAGATGGGGCTCGCCATGATCCTGCAGCGCTTCGCGTTCGAGCTCTCGCCGGCCTACACGCACGCGCCGTTTCCCCACGGCATGCTGCAGCCGGAGCACGGTGCGCAGATCGTGCTCAGGGCCAGGGGGCTCCCCTGA